In Dermacentor silvarum isolate Dsil-2018 chromosome 2, BIME_Dsil_1.4, whole genome shotgun sequence, the following proteins share a genomic window:
- the LOC119440110 gene encoding cuticle protein 10.9, which produces MSSAAVVLAQVLALSMVSRTLGGGQFGFGGVGGGFGGGLGGAFGGPAYAGTFARQEQYYPPQPYSFGYDNVDQYGTKSYQKEQGDASNTKTGMYGYSDANGIFRQVKYIADAGGFRAKIDTNEPGTAPGASADAVYNANPLPAGPQYRIIGGSSPYSSRYTSASSSGPWSG; this is translated from the exons GTGCTCGCACTTTCCATGGTCTCGAGGACTCTCGGTGGCGGTCAGTTTGGATTTGGAGGAGTTGGTGGCGGATTTGGTGGCGGACTTGGTGGCGCCTTTGGTGGCCCTGCCTACGCCGGCACATTCGCACGGCAAGAACAGTATTAC CCACCGCAACCGTACAGCTTCGGCTACGACAACGTTGACCAgtacggcaccaagtcctaccaGAAAGAACAGGGCGACGCCTCCAACACCAAGACGGGCATGTACGGCTACTCGGACGCCAACGGCATCTTCCGCCAGGTGAAGTACATCGCTGATGCCGGCGGATTCCGCGCAAAGATTGACACCAACGAGCCCGGAACCGCCCCTGGAGCCAGTGCCGACGCGGTCTACAATGCGAACCCTCTCCCCGCTGGCCCGCAGTACCGCATCATTGGTGGCTCCTCTCCCTACTCCTCTCGCTACACGAGCGCCTCCTCTTCAGGCCCTTGGTCTGGATAG